From the genome of Petrotoga sibirica DSM 13575:
TTTCTATCTACAGTGCCATCTATACTTTCAACGATTATTTCTGCGGTTCCACTAACTATTGCAGAATTCAAATGCCCACCATATGAACGAAGATCAGAATCTGAGATAATCACATGTAAGTGCAAATAAGTCTCTCCATTCATAGTAGATATATTTCCTGTGAGATTCAATATTTCAAAGTCTCCTTTAAACTCTTTTGAATAGTATTTCTTCTC
Proteins encoded in this window:
- a CDS encoding PPC domain-containing DNA-binding protein; translated protein: MDYAKFGSKYIVRLDKGEEIFSTLKDFCTKNSIKLGTVYGLGSTNAITIGLFNTHEKKYYSKEFKGDFEILNLTGNISTMNGETYLHLHVIISDSDLRSYGGHLNSAIVSGTAEIIVESIDGTVDRKFDSEVGLNLYNFRR